The Thermococcus sp. genome segment GAACTTCGCGCTCTGGCTCTCTGTCATGGCGTTTTATTACCTGTTGAACGGTTTGGTCACGCTGAGGGGACCTGTCTCACTTGGGTACTGGATGGTTGCGATAGTTTTAGCGGTTCCTTTAACTATTAAGATCTGGAACCGGCTCAAAGGGCTTTACTCGACGTTCTACCACAACTCCCGGAGAAACGGGCGCAAGATCGCCGTCCTCGTGACGCTTCCGTGGGTTGTGGGTAGTGCTGTGGGATGGTGGTTAATACCTTCAATAACCTCAATAGGCGTCAGCGCGGACGCGAGACTCGGGGTTGGGTTTCTAAGCTTTATTGGAATCTCACTCCTCGGGCAGTGGCTGGTGATGACCCAGGACAGGTGCGAGTTTGAGATGATGCCCTCTTTCATACTGCCCCTCCTCGCAATCCCCATCGCGTGGAACATGAACAGCGGAACGATCACCTGGGTCAGCTTCGTAGTGGCCACGGGGTTCAGCCTCACGATCCTGTGGTACCTCTACTCGGCCTTCAGGGCGATAGAACGGTGATAGCATGGAGCCCCTGAAGGAGCTGGCGAAAAACCATATCCTGGGAAGCCCAATAAGGTTGGGGATAATGCTCTACCTCCTGCCCAGGGAAAAGGCTCTCTTCAAGGAGCTGTTGGACGTTCTTGAGGTCACCCCCGGAAACCTCGATTCCCACCTGAAGACCCTTGAAAAAGCCAATTACGTTGAAATCTACAAGGTCCTCGCCGACAGACCCAGAACCGCGGTGAGGATAACAGGGGAGGGGATAGAAAAGACGGGAGAGTACCTCAGAGCACTCAAAGAGGCCTTAAAGGCAGTTTAACTGCCGGGTTCAATGTTTATTCAACTCCCCCGTACCGTGACCCCGCGACTCCCGTTCCCTCCGGGCCCTCCTCCTGAGTTCCTTGACCCTCTCGATACGGTACTCCTCCACGATGTGCAGCAACCGTTTTGTCTCCCTCTCACGGTCCTCCTCCTCCCACCTGTCCAGAAGTGTCTCTACAGCCCGCTCAAGGGTCTCGCGCTCCACAACGGCGAACTCGTCAACGCGCTTAACGTCGAGTTCTTCTGCCGTGAAAAAAGGTATATGCGCCCCCCTAAGGACGTTCCTAACCGGCTCAGGGAGGGATTTTTCAGTTATGAGCGCGCGTATCTTTCTTTTTACCAGCTCCTCCGCTATTCCCCGTCCGGCCCCCGCAGGGTTGACCACAAAGAGAACGTCCCCCCGTTTTATACCAACGTCACGTCTCAGCCTGTCGAGCTCACGCCAGCTCAGAATCTCCATAACCTTCAGGGGAACCGCACTTCCACGGATCTCCACAACGTTCATCCTTTTAACCTGAACGAGGTCCCTACTGAGATGCTCAATTACGGCCTTGGCTTCACGGAGCTGTTTCTCGAGAACCTCTATGCGCTTCACCTTCGCCTCAAGCTCCCTCTCGTGGAGAACCTTCTTCCTGACCTCCTCATCGTAGTCCGCTATCCTGCGTTCAAGTTTGCCTATCGTCTGCCTCTGCTCCTTTATTATCTCCCTCAGCTCGGCGTTCTCCCTCTCAAGAAACTCTATCCTCCACTCCAGCTCACGGATGCGCTTTACGTACGGCGTAACATCGATGCTTGGTTTCTCCTCCGGCGCTTCTTTCTTGGGTCTTTCGCGCAGTGTAACCCTCTGCATGGCCTCCCCAAGGTTGTAGCCCTGTATAACGAGGGCCTTCACCTCGTCGGCCTTTCCCCTCAAACCTGCCTCGCGGAGTTTGGCCTCAACGTGCTCAAGCTTCGGCTTCAGCCGGAGATAGGCCTTGTAGGCGGCTGCCAGGGCGTCGCGCTGATGGTCGTCGTCAACGCTTATACCCAGGTTCCGGAGAAGTTCATTCTTCTCCTCAACACGGAGGCTCTCCCCGGGAACGAAAAGGTTCGCCTTGAAGGAGCGTGCTATCTTCTCAACGAACCCCGGTGCCGGGGAGACGTCGGTGGCGACCACGATGGGATGGCCGATGTCGCTTATGAACCGAAAGACCTCGCCGACCGGCATGTTCCTCTCGCTGTGGAGGGCAATCACCCTTCCGTTCAAATCTATGGCCGCTATACCGACCGTTATCCCCGGGTCTATGCCGACTATGACGCTCCTCCTCTCGCGTACCGCCTCCTCGCCCCTGAGCGGAGCGAAGCCGAGTTCAGCCCTCTCAACGGGCTGGATTCTCACCTCTACGTCCCCGCCGCGCGCGGGCCTTATCAGTCCCGCCAGCTCCTCCCTGCCCGCGTAGACCTTGAACTCCCCCTTGGCCAGGCCGTAGTCCTTCTCTTCAACTTCCAAGTCAAAGGGTATATCCGCCCTTCTGAGCCTCTCCTCTATCTCCCTCACCTTGTCGCGGACGAGGTTGTGAATCCTCTTCCTGTACCGGTCCTGACTCCAGCCACCCTTCCCGTGGCTTCTTCCGCGGGTTACCTTGATTATCACCTCGTCCTCGAAGGCAAGAACCTCATAGCCGACCCCTTTACTGGCCAGCAGGGCTGAAAGCTTGGCCTCCTCGTAGGGATCGAACCTGTCGGTTACCCTTATCCCATGCTCCTTTGCCAGGCTCTGAAGGCTTCTCCCCTCGCCCGGACGGCCGGTCACCTGGACGAGCTTCGTCCCGCTCG includes the following:
- a CDS encoding transcriptional regulator; the protein is MEPLKELAKNHILGSPIRLGIMLYLLPREKALFKELLDVLEVTPGNLDSHLKTLEKANYVEIYKVLADRPRTAVRITGEGIEKTGEYLRALKEALKAV
- a CDS encoding DUF460 domain-containing protein, with protein sequence MRPILILGVDIISENPKRFAVVSWFNGRLERKGEFTLYRLIRFIQSKRPDIVAMDSVTELGDDLRKFLRALPSGTKLVQVTGRPGEGRSLQSLAKEHGIRVTDRFDPYEEAKLSALLASKGVGYEVLAFEDEVIIKVTRGRSHGKGGWSQDRYRKRIHNLVRDKVREIEERLRRADIPFDLEVEEKDYGLAKGEFKVYAGREELAGLIRPARGGDVEVRIQPVERAELGFAPLRGEEAVRERRSVIVGIDPGITVGIAAIDLNGRVIALHSERNMPVGEVFRFISDIGHPIVVATDVSPAPGFVEKIARSFKANLFVPGESLRVEEKNELLRNLGISVDDDHQRDALAAAYKAYLRLKPKLEHVEAKLREAGLRGKADEVKALVIQGYNLGEAMQRVTLRERPKKEAPEEKPSIDVTPYVKRIRELEWRIEFLERENAELREIIKEQRQTIGKLERRIADYDEEVRKKVLHERELEAKVKRIEVLEKQLREAKAVIEHLSRDLVQVKRMNVVEIRGSAVPLKVMEILSWRELDRLRRDVGIKRGDVLFVVNPAGAGRGIAEELVKRKIRALITEKSLPEPVRNVLRGAHIPFFTAEELDVKRVDEFAVVERETLERAVETLLDRWEEEDRERETKRLLHIVEEYRIERVKELRRRARRERESRGHGTGELNKH